One window of uncultured Trichococcus sp. genomic DNA carries:
- a CDS encoding AraC family transcriptional regulator yields MNFIELDSYLRKHSVSEERYFKNPVLSEWFKEENKVLVDGRYVFHFSKPFLSVSEKQDYFVNKHSRFIHVPEHIHEYIELNFVYSGQCGQSINNKDVLLKKGDIILIDTGIPHSIAMTGEEDIIINLIINQNFFSKCLSQIAATESYLSQFLLQAISDTQKHNQYLIFRNTNTEKISLLFQQLLCEVYEPGIGTKEMKDLYIQLIFLELIRSFSVEVNGTELETQQTKLALDILGYIEAHYETCSLGETAAHFGYNASYFSHMIRKTTGMSFKELILNKRIEKSRTELIHSSKPVRDVALDCGFTNLNHYYKLFQEHFGMTPSKYRKANQISD; encoded by the coding sequence GTGAACTTCATTGAACTGGATTCCTACTTGCGCAAACACAGCGTCAGCGAGGAGCGCTATTTTAAAAATCCTGTATTATCGGAATGGTTTAAGGAAGAAAACAAAGTTCTTGTTGATGGCCGCTATGTGTTTCATTTCTCGAAACCGTTTCTGTCGGTTTCCGAAAAGCAAGATTATTTCGTCAATAAGCACTCGCGCTTCATCCATGTCCCGGAACATATCCACGAGTATATCGAACTCAATTTTGTCTACAGCGGCCAATGTGGGCAGTCGATCAACAACAAAGATGTGCTCCTGAAAAAGGGGGATATCATTTTGATCGATACAGGGATTCCTCATTCCATCGCGATGACTGGCGAGGAGGATATCATCATCAACCTCATCATCAATCAAAATTTCTTTTCCAAGTGTCTTTCCCAGATTGCCGCAACCGAAAGCTACCTTTCTCAGTTTCTTTTGCAGGCGATATCGGATACGCAGAAACACAACCAGTATTTGATTTTTCGCAATACGAACACGGAAAAAATTTCGCTGTTGTTTCAGCAGTTATTGTGCGAAGTCTATGAACCGGGCATCGGCACGAAAGAAATGAAGGATCTCTACATCCAGTTGATTTTTTTGGAGCTGATTCGCTCGTTTTCGGTGGAAGTCAACGGTACGGAACTGGAGACGCAGCAGACGAAATTGGCCTTGGATATATTGGGATACATCGAGGCGCATTACGAGACTTGTTCTTTGGGTGAAACTGCCGCTCATTTTGGGTACAATGCTTCCTATTTCAGCCATATGATCCGGAAGACCACAGGCATGAGCTTCAAGGAATTGATCCTGAACAAGCGGATAGAAAAAAGCCGTACCGAATTGATTCATTCATCCAAACCAGTCCGGGATGTCGCGCTCGATTGCGGGTTCACCAATCTCAATCATTATTATAAGCTTTTCCAGGAGCACTTCGGGATGACACCTTCGAAATACCGGAAAGCGAACCAGATCAGCGATTAG